A single region of the Arthrobacter sp. V1I7 genome encodes:
- a CDS encoding acetoin utilization protein AcuC: MTYLPGPTQAALPTTVVWDPDMTAYNFGHGHPMAPERMELTARLAGSLGLLDLDHVSVAAPEVASDEELRTVHSPEFVAAVRRVSEDPGTPDLERGLGTEDDPAFAGMHEASARLAGGSLLAAAAILDGSAVRAVNFGGGMHHASRERASGFCIYNDAALAIQRLLDGGVQRVAYLDVDAHHGDGTQSIFWDDPRVLTISLHETGLTLFPGTGFANEIGGPNAAGSAVNVALPAGTGDAGWLRAFHAVVPQLVGAFAPEMIVSQHGCDSHRLDPLTHLNISVDGQREVTTAIGNLAARYCDDRWISTGGGGYNIFSVVPRSWSHLIAIAAGRPVPLRTPVPEDWRRHVKDKYGARYGVEPPRFMGDDVDLWWRSWEVGFDPNDEVDRTVMATRKEVFPLYGLDPWFD, translated from the coding sequence ATGACATACCTGCCCGGACCCACCCAGGCCGCATTGCCGACGACGGTGGTGTGGGACCCGGACATGACTGCCTACAATTTCGGCCACGGCCACCCGATGGCGCCGGAGCGCATGGAACTCACGGCCCGGCTGGCCGGCAGCCTCGGCCTGCTGGATCTGGACCACGTCAGCGTGGCCGCACCCGAGGTGGCGTCCGATGAGGAACTCCGCACCGTGCACAGCCCCGAGTTCGTGGCCGCCGTCCGGCGCGTCAGCGAGGACCCCGGCACCCCTGACCTGGAGCGCGGACTCGGCACCGAGGACGACCCCGCGTTCGCCGGCATGCATGAGGCCAGCGCCCGGCTGGCCGGGGGCTCCCTGCTCGCAGCCGCCGCGATCCTGGACGGCAGCGCGGTCCGGGCGGTGAACTTCGGCGGCGGGATGCACCACGCCTCCCGCGAGCGCGCGAGTGGGTTCTGCATCTACAACGACGCGGCCCTGGCGATCCAGCGTCTGCTCGACGGCGGCGTGCAGCGGGTCGCGTACCTCGACGTCGACGCGCACCACGGCGACGGCACCCAAAGTATCTTCTGGGACGATCCGCGGGTGCTGACCATCTCGCTGCACGAGACCGGACTGACCCTCTTCCCGGGCACCGGCTTCGCCAACGAGATCGGCGGACCGAACGCCGCGGGCAGCGCCGTGAATGTGGCCCTCCCGGCCGGCACCGGGGATGCCGGCTGGCTCCGGGCCTTCCACGCGGTGGTGCCGCAGCTGGTCGGAGCCTTCGCGCCGGAAATGATTGTCAGCCAGCACGGGTGCGACTCGCACCGGCTGGATCCGCTGACCCACCTGAACATCAGCGTGGACGGCCAGCGCGAGGTCACCACGGCGATCGGGAACCTCGCGGCCCGTTACTGCGACGACCGCTGGATCTCGACCGGCGGCGGCGGCTACAACATCTTCAGCGTGGTGCCCCGCTCCTGGAGCCACCTCATCGCGATCGCCGCGGGGCGCCCGGTCCCGCTCCGCACGCCCGTCCCGGAGGACTGGCGCCGCCACGTGAAGGACAAGTACGGGGCCAGGTACGGCGTGGAGCCGCCCCGGTTCATGGGGGACGACGTCGACCTGTGGTGGCGTTCCTGGGAAGTCGGCTTCGACCCCAACGACGAAGTGGATCGCACCGTGATGGCCACCCGCAAGGAAGTATTTCCGCTCTACGGACTGGACCCCTGGTTCGACTGA
- a CDS encoding helix-turn-helix transcriptional regulator has protein sequence MVTDDVFAVIAEATRRDILVALRKGDKAVGELVQELEASQPTISKHLKVLREADLVSMRAQGQKRYYALNPKPLAGIASWLETFDVGTPEVPGAPVARVPDKMLQTAPDGLGAAAALSAAPAAPQPAAAAISAAPAAPQSAAAALAGRTAGSPLSPAVVLPVGAAGEDRMPQQIGRTVGRAATKAADLLASLPKFGRKK, from the coding sequence ATGGTGACAGACGACGTATTTGCCGTCATTGCTGAGGCAACCCGGCGTGACATTCTGGTGGCCCTCCGCAAGGGGGACAAAGCGGTGGGGGAGCTGGTCCAGGAACTGGAGGCAAGCCAGCCCACCATTTCCAAACATCTCAAAGTGCTCCGTGAAGCGGACCTCGTCAGCATGCGGGCCCAGGGCCAGAAACGCTACTATGCCCTGAATCCGAAACCCCTCGCGGGCATCGCCAGCTGGCTGGAGACGTTCGACGTCGGCACCCCGGAGGTGCCCGGGGCGCCGGTGGCCAGGGTCCCCGACAAGATGCTCCAGACCGCTCCGGACGGACTGGGCGCCGCCGCCGCCCTTTCAGCCGCCCCGGCCGCGCCGCAGCCAGCCGCCGCCGCCATTTCAGCCGCCCCGGCCGCGCCGCAGTCAGCCGCCGCTGCCCTGGCCGGCCGCACCGCCGGCAGCCCGCTGAGTCCCGCCGTCGTTCTCCCCGTCGGCGCCGCCGGTGAGGACAGGATGCCGCAGCAGATCGGACGCACCGTCGGCCGTGCCGCCACGAAGGCCGCCGACCTGCTGGCCAGCCTGCCCAAATTCGGCCGGAAAAAGTAG
- the gdhA gene encoding NADP-specific glutamate dehydrogenase — protein MDARLEAIRDTVLARNPGEREFHQAVTEVFESLGPVHDRHPEFLEGAVLERLCEPERQIIFRVPWTDNAGRVQINRGFRVEFNSALGPYKGGLRFHPSVYLGIVKFLGFEQIFKNALTGMPIGGGKGGSDFDPRGRSDAEVMRFCQSFMTELYRHIGEYTDVPAGDIGVGGREIGYLFGQYKRITNRYESGVLTSKGISWGGSLVRPEATGYGTVIFTEEMLKTRGQSFDGQRVVVSGSGNVAINGIAKAQALGASVVACSDSSGYIVDEAGIDVDLLRKIKEVERGRLKDYETRRAAVSYAEGGSVWDVDATVALPCATQNELDGDAAARLVRNGLVAVGEGANMPSTRTAVSVFQDSGVLFGPGKAANAGGVATSALEMQQNASRDSWSFAHTEQRLTEIMVGIHDRCAATAEEYGEPGNYVLGANIGGFVKVADAMLAQGLI, from the coding sequence ATGGACGCACGGCTTGAAGCCATCCGGGACACCGTACTGGCAAGGAATCCCGGCGAAAGGGAGTTCCACCAAGCAGTCACCGAGGTCTTCGAGAGCCTCGGACCGGTACACGACCGGCACCCGGAATTTCTTGAGGGTGCCGTCCTTGAGCGGCTCTGCGAGCCGGAGCGGCAGATCATCTTCCGTGTGCCGTGGACGGACAATGCCGGACGGGTCCAGATCAACCGCGGTTTCAGGGTCGAGTTCAACTCGGCGCTGGGGCCGTACAAGGGCGGACTGCGGTTCCACCCGTCCGTCTACCTGGGCATCGTGAAGTTCCTGGGCTTCGAGCAGATCTTCAAGAATGCGCTGACCGGCATGCCGATCGGCGGCGGCAAGGGCGGCTCCGATTTCGATCCCCGCGGCCGCTCCGACGCCGAGGTCATGCGCTTCTGCCAGTCCTTCATGACCGAGCTGTACCGCCACATCGGCGAGTACACCGATGTTCCCGCCGGCGACATCGGCGTCGGCGGACGCGAGATCGGGTACCTGTTCGGCCAGTACAAGCGCATCACCAACCGCTACGAGTCCGGCGTCCTGACCAGCAAGGGCATCTCCTGGGGCGGTTCCCTGGTGCGGCCGGAAGCAACCGGCTACGGCACCGTGATCTTCACCGAGGAAATGCTGAAGACCCGGGGGCAGTCCTTCGACGGTCAGCGCGTTGTGGTCTCGGGCTCCGGCAACGTGGCGATCAACGGGATCGCCAAGGCCCAGGCCCTCGGCGCCAGCGTAGTGGCGTGCTCCGATTCTTCCGGCTACATCGTGGACGAGGCCGGAATCGACGTCGACCTCCTCCGCAAGATCAAGGAGGTGGAGCGGGGCCGCCTCAAGGACTACGAGACCCGACGTGCCGCCGTCTCCTATGCTGAGGGCGGTTCGGTCTGGGACGTCGACGCTACGGTGGCGCTGCCGTGCGCGACGCAGAATGAGCTCGACGGCGACGCTGCCGCCCGGCTGGTGCGCAACGGACTCGTAGCCGTTGGGGAGGGCGCCAACATGCCGTCCACCCGCACCGCCGTCTCCGTCTTCCAGGACTCGGGTGTGCTCTTCGGCCCCGGCAAGGCCGCCAACGCCGGCGGTGTGGCGACGTCCGCGCTGGAGATGCAGCAGAACGCCAGCCGCGACTCCTGGTCCTTCGCGCACACCGAACAGCGGTTGACCGAAATCATGGTCGGCATCCACGACCGCTGCGCGGCGACCGCCGAGGAGTACGGGGAGCCCGGCAACTACGTGCTGGGCGCCAACATCGGCGGTTTCGTCAAGGTAGCCGACGCGATGCTGGCCCAAGGCCTCATCTAG